From one Flavobacteriales bacterium genomic stretch:
- a CDS encoding c-type cytochrome, with the protein MTKLKSLQLLVFAVVFTGFSFLMSTPANAQDAAKGEELFKANCAACHALNKKLVGPALSGVTEKREKEWLVSWIRNSQDMIKAGDPDAVAIFEEYNKSPMTAFAHFSDEQINDVLAYIENPPVKKQEAAATTNGGAVEEDNGSGGIIAIIAALVILLASFMAAVKAKNAVKEAMDDETPTMLNQVKAWLKRNPGVTIVIVSVLVILGVKDTWEGVFDTIGVAQGYQPEQPIAFSHKIHAGDNGIDCNYCHSGARHSKTAGIPSANVCMNCHTYINEGTNTGTKEISKIYEAIGYDPEVRSYKENYDQKPIEWVKIHNLPDLSYFNHSQHVSAGGIECQTCHGPIETMEEVKQHAPLTMGWCVECHRKTEINTDNPYYENLNKRWAEKFHGEKMTVDKIGGLECGKCHY; encoded by the coding sequence ATGACAAAATTGAAGTCTTTACAACTGCTAGTTTTTGCTGTGGTATTCACAGGGTTCTCATTTTTAATGAGTACGCCTGCTAATGCCCAAGATGCAGCCAAAGGAGAGGAGCTTTTTAAAGCGAATTGTGCGGCTTGTCACGCCTTAAACAAAAAACTAGTAGGTCCCGCTCTTTCTGGAGTTACAGAAAAGAGGGAAAAAGAATGGCTCGTTAGCTGGATTAGAAACTCACAAGATATGATCAAAGCAGGAGATCCTGATGCGGTTGCTATCTTCGAAGAGTACAATAAGTCACCGATGACGGCATTTGCTCACTTCTCAGACGAGCAAATAAACGATGTATTGGCTTATATCGAAAATCCACCAGTAAAGAAACAAGAAGCAGCTGCTACTACCAACGGTGGTGCAGTGGAAGAAGACAACGGAAGTGGCGGAATAATTGCCATTATCGCTGCTTTGGTAATCTTGTTGGCAAGTTTTATGGCGGCTGTAAAGGCTAAAAACGCTGTAAAAGAAGCAATGGATGACGAAACACCAACGATGCTCAATCAAGTGAAAGCTTGGCTGAAAAGAAATCCAGGTGTTACCATTGTAATTGTTTCAGTTTTGGTTATTTTAGGAGTAAAAGATACTTGGGAAGGCGTTTTTGATACCATTGGGGTAGCCCAAGGATATCAGCCAGAACAGCCCATAGCTTTCTCACACAAAATTCACGCTGGAGATAATGGAATCGACTGTAATTACTGTCACTCGGGTGCTCGTCACTCAAAAACGGCAGGAATTCCTTCTGCTAATGTTTGTATGAATTGTCATACTTATATTAACGAAGGAACAAACACAGGAACCAAAGAAATCAGTAAGATTTACGAAGCAATAGGATACGACCCTGAAGTACGTTCATATAAAGAAAACTATGATCAAAAGCCAATTGAATGGGTGAAAATCCACAATTTGCCAGATTTATCATATTTCAACCACTCTCAGCACGTAAGCGCAGGAGGAATTGAATGTCAAACATGTCACGGTCCTATCGAGACTATGGAAGAAGTAAAACAACATGCCCCACTTACTATGGGATGGTGTGTTGAGTGTCATAGAAAGACAGAAATCAATACGGATAACCCTTATTACGAAAACCTCAATAAGCGTTGGGCAGAAAAATTCCATGGAGAGAAGATGACTGTCGATAAAATTGGTGGTTTAGAATGTGGAAAATGTCACTACTAA
- a CDS encoding tail fiber domain-containing protein: MKKLFFITTFLFYCTSMIAQVGAFKIRNDAAIQLGYSNYRYLTFGIGEDPNNNNGSWSIEHWNHGLNFWKPWNSWHSGNYKMFIHDAGFVGINMKPNEGYVQQVATGSFLWWSTYSTQSNFRLQVRGNTISHGNYVWSGQSMKKNINSLDHGLSSIMKMRPVSYHYDLTVSPGDSLPLSDSDPVKNATLQAEKNRSLPEATEPKHFGFIAEEIDTVFPNIVSQIQGIEGVNYTEIIPVLVKGIQEQQQIIESLKSEVNRLNDLVESINTDIINEKGITASLGQNTPNPFNATTSISYDIQSAFTEAQIVVYDFWGQQKDEYDIYSTGAGTYTLDASSLPAGTYHYVLIVDDYVVDSKLMLIIH, from the coding sequence ATGAAAAAGCTATTTTTTATCACCACATTTCTATTCTACTGTACGAGTATGATTGCTCAAGTTGGAGCATTCAAAATTAGGAACGATGCCGCCATTCAACTTGGATATAGTAATTATAGGTATCTCACCTTTGGTATTGGAGAAGACCCAAATAACAATAATGGATCATGGTCTATCGAACATTGGAATCATGGACTTAATTTTTGGAAACCTTGGAATTCTTGGCATTCTGGAAATTATAAAATGTTTATCCACGATGCTGGTTTTGTAGGAATCAATATGAAACCCAATGAAGGCTATGTCCAACAAGTCGCAACAGGTTCTTTTCTCTGGTGGTCCACCTACAGTACGCAAAGCAACTTTCGTCTCCAAGTACGAGGTAACACTATATCTCATGGGAATTATGTATGGAGTGGGCAGAGCATGAAAAAGAACATTAATAGCCTAGATCATGGGTTGTCCAGTATTATGAAAATGAGACCCGTTAGTTATCATTATGATTTGACCGTTTCACCTGGAGACTCTTTACCTCTATCTGATAGCGACCCTGTTAAAAACGCAACTCTTCAAGCCGAAAAAAATAGAAGTTTACCTGAGGCTACAGAGCCTAAACATTTTGGTTTTATTGCAGAAGAGATAGATACCGTTTTCCCTAATATTGTTTCTCAAATTCAAGGTATAGAAGGTGTAAATTATACAGAAATCATCCCTGTTTTAGTCAAAGGGATACAAGAACAGCAACAAATCATTGAGAGTCTAAAATCTGAAGTCAACAGGCTGAATGATTTAGTAGAAAGTATCAATACCGATATTATCAATGAAAAAGGAATTACTGCCAGTTTAGGACAAAACACTCCAAATCCCTTTAATGCCACAACCTCTATCTCCTATGATATTCAGTCTGCTTTCACTGAAGCCCAAATAGTCGTTTATGATTTTTGGGGACAACAAAAAGACGAATATGATATATACTCCACAGGAGCAGGAACCTATACTTTGGATGCCTCATCGTTGCCTGCCGGAACTTATCACTATGTCCTGATAGTTGATGATTATGTGGTTGATTCCAAGCTAATGCTCATCATTCACTAA
- a CDS encoding glycoside hydrolase family 16 protein has protein sequence MKPLKIHILLFVLLLSTSSGTVAQSLPIGENYHLVFNDEFSDSLINTDKWEQKTPWNTATNLFIDYYDDGTIKKIYELAYHKWRDQTTDYRPDTTNCKVSNGTVKLYTRKENYDGNIWVWAPCYANGITIDGDSCDDMVYGPGEDISSSTGYRCFVSSRYLPYKYTTGMLFSKKSFKYGYFEIRFRLPPPPTAPKRHIGFGPNFWLYSADKDGSNFGYENHWSEIDIFEIGYDQENNLSNLYTTNVHYRPIGSASSHISKTGRHGYISSNEWHTAGMLWTSSEIEFYLDGVKIRDFEQEISMPTDSLVPMPLWIDIYSPNRNFGIDFDTLSTNGTAFPYVYELDYVRVYQLKQACEISKQYCSVFDASTYDEQLYKNIEFGGLGCQLNLDNSEEVTFMSAEDIVFHNQVELKPQATTIFGTHICEPYDLIPKIEPDTTVEPPLYSKIKFLSDEN, from the coding sequence ATGAAACCACTGAAGATACACATATTATTGTTTGTGCTACTACTCTCCACTTCGTCAGGGACAGTAGCACAGAGTTTACCTATAGGGGAGAATTATCATCTAGTTTTTAATGATGAATTTAGTGATAGTCTCATCAATACAGACAAATGGGAACAAAAAACACCATGGAACACCGCTACTAATCTATTCATTGACTATTACGATGATGGAACAATTAAAAAAATATATGAACTGGCTTATCATAAATGGAGAGACCAAACAACCGATTACCGACCAGATACCACAAACTGCAAGGTCTCTAATGGTACGGTAAAACTATATACCCGAAAAGAAAATTACGATGGTAATATCTGGGTTTGGGCACCATGCTACGCCAATGGAATAACCATAGACGGTGATTCTTGTGATGATATGGTATATGGCCCTGGGGAAGATATTTCATCCTCTACTGGGTATAGATGCTTTGTAAGTAGCCGATATTTACCTTATAAGTACACTACAGGAATGCTCTTTTCCAAAAAAAGCTTTAAATATGGCTATTTTGAAATCCGTTTTCGCCTTCCTCCGCCCCCTACTGCCCCCAAAAGACATATTGGGTTTGGACCCAATTTTTGGCTCTATAGTGCTGATAAAGATGGATCAAATTTCGGGTACGAAAATCACTGGAGTGAGATCGATATTTTTGAAATTGGCTATGACCAAGAGAACAATCTAAGCAATCTTTATACTACCAATGTGCATTATAGACCAATAGGTAGTGCTAGTAGTCATATCTCTAAAACAGGAAGACATGGCTATATCAGCTCAAACGAATGGCACACAGCTGGTATGCTTTGGACTTCGTCCGAAATAGAATTTTATCTGGACGGAGTAAAAATCAGAGACTTTGAGCAAGAAATATCTATGCCAACAGACTCCCTCGTTCCTATGCCTCTTTGGATAGATATCTATTCTCCCAATAGAAATTTTGGAATCGATTTTGACACACTAAGCACCAACGGAACTGCATTCCCTTATGTATATGAACTAGACTATGTGAGGGTATATCAGCTAAAACAAGCTTGTGAAATATCCAAACAGTATTGTTCTGTTTTTGATGCAAGCACTTATGATGAACAACTCTATAAAAATATTGAATTTGGAGGGCTAGGTTGCCAACTAAATCTCGATAATTCGGAAGAAGTCACTTTTATGAGCGCTGAGGATATCGTATTTCACAATCAGGTGGAATTAAAACCTCAGGCAACCACCATTTTTGGAACACATATTTGTGAGCCTTATGACCTTATACCAAAAATAGAACCCGACACCACAGTGGAACCCCCTCTATATTCTAAAATAAAATTTCTATCCGATGAAAACTAA
- a CDS encoding T9SS type A sorting domain-containing protein yields MKTNLSLILLLLSIAIHNSYAQITPDSLLGVYVGKYYNNHNANSDNWYIVSENWTVPIKDLDTLNCLSNKSITPSGSQPFVFTTPYDFCNSDFEYQENNPDYYRFNRFYGKDSLWGNNEFIPGPPPTGTPYSTRFIGKKMYEIGTTELENMLAIQVYPNPAKELLNIRTEEDIQAVDIHIFNSRGQRVKTFIEKYHKNWLQVDVLDLPKGIYYIKITSFGRVFHQKFIKI; encoded by the coding sequence ATGAAAACTAATTTATCATTAATTCTTCTTCTTTTGAGTATAGCAATTCACAATTCCTACGCTCAAATAACACCGGATTCGCTTTTGGGTGTTTATGTTGGGAAGTACTATAATAATCATAATGCTAATTCTGACAATTGGTATATCGTTTCTGAGAATTGGACTGTACCCATCAAGGATTTAGATACACTAAATTGTCTTTCAAATAAAAGCATCACTCCATCTGGGAGTCAGCCATTTGTTTTCACTACTCCTTATGATTTTTGTAATTCAGATTTTGAGTATCAAGAAAACAATCCCGACTACTATAGATTTAATAGATTTTACGGAAAAGACAGTCTATGGGGCAATAATGAATTCATTCCAGGTCCACCACCTACAGGAACTCCATATTCCACAAGATTTATCGGGAAAAAGATGTATGAAATAGGAACAACAGAGCTGGAAAACATGCTTGCTATTCAAGTATATCCTAACCCAGCCAAAGAACTACTCAATATCCGTACAGAAGAAGATATACAGGCGGTGGATATTCATATCTTTAATAGCAGAGGGCAAAGAGTGAAAACTTTTATAGAAAAGTACCATAAAAACTGGCTACAGGTAGATGTTTTAGATCTTCCCAAAGGAATTTATTATATCAAAATAACTTCCTTTGGAAGGGTATTTCATCAGAAATTTATTAAGATATGA
- a CDS encoding T9SS type A sorting domain-containing protein, with translation MKHIFLILLLLSIAIHDSYAQITPDSLLGVYVGDRFKKTNAYSNEWLLTSKNWVVTVDKLDTTTCIISETVTPWGNATIYLYTSYDFCFADFNYQENDPNYYKFSWFYGKDSLWANNEFIPGPPPSGTPYSLRFIGKKMYEIGTTELENMLAIQVYPNPAKELLNIRTEENLEAMDIHIFNSRGQRVKTFIEKYHKNWLQVDVLDLPKGIYYIKIASFGRVFHQKFIKI, from the coding sequence ATGAAACATATTTTTTTAATCCTTCTTCTTTTGAGTATAGCAATTCACGATTCCTACGCTCAAATAACACCGGATTCGCTTTTGGGTGTTTATGTTGGGGATCGTTTCAAAAAAACCAATGCCTATTCAAATGAATGGCTTCTGACTTCTAAGAATTGGGTAGTCACAGTGGACAAATTGGACACTACAACCTGTATTATTAGTGAAACCGTTACCCCTTGGGGTAATGCTACAATATATCTTTATACATCTTATGATTTTTGCTTTGCAGATTTTAATTATCAAGAAAATGACCCCAACTATTATAAGTTTAGTTGGTTTTATGGAAAAGACAGTCTTTGGGCTAATAATGAATTCATTCCAGGCCCTCCTCCAAGTGGAACCCCATACTCTTTAAGATTTATCGGGAAAAAGATGTACGAAATAGGAACAACAGAGTTGGAAAATATGCTCGCTATTCAAGTATATCCTAACCCAGCCAAAGAACTGCTCAATATCCGTACAGAAGAAAACCTAGAGGCGATGGATATTCATATCTTTAATAGCAGAGGGCAAAGAGTGAAAACTTTTATAGAAAAGTACCATAAAAACTGGCTACAGGTAGATGTATTGGACCTACCCAAAGGGATCTATTATATCAAAATAGCTTCCTTTGGAAGGGTTTTTCATCAGAAATTTATTAAAATATGA
- a CDS encoding TlpA family protein disulfide reductase, whose protein sequence is MKSSIKINPLHRTYVKLEYLDGSPFSYQDLKTKTYIVSFWATYCSPCIEKFPLLNEIAQSNESLEIIMISDEKTDLLKTFLQHREDISELHFLKHQGKNADIGINLLPTTLFVENGIHKIISNKDLESFLE, encoded by the coding sequence TTGAAATCAAGTATTAAAATTAATCCCTTACATCGAACTTACGTTAAACTAGAATATTTGGATGGGAGTCCATTTTCTTATCAAGATCTTAAAACCAAAACGTATATCGTGTCATTTTGGGCGACTTACTGCTCTCCGTGTATTGAGAAATTTCCTTTACTCAATGAGATTGCTCAAAGCAATGAATCTTTAGAAATAATCATGATTTCAGATGAAAAAACAGACTTATTAAAAACATTCTTGCAGCATCGAGAAGATATTTCCGAACTCCATTTTTTAAAACATCAAGGAAAAAATGCGGATATTGGAATAAATTTACTTCCCACTACCCTATTTGTGGAGAATGGAATACACAAAATAATATCCAATAAAGACTTGGAAAGTTTTTTGGAGTAA
- a CDS encoding erythromycin esterase family protein: MKQLSLLLSLITLFSCTRSESELSKVSKHFTAYQRNEKRQLFEDIQESLQGKRILLLGETGHGDGSAFELKSEIVDYLNKHDNWEILALEGGSLFSLYLADNNLPIHKKIGVPTLEQSWFYIWSNSNEVSQLKEIAKNQSMNILGIEPIFDFYSAAYFYPFIIKNVEISPDYKKRLKALRKIQTQLFKSTKNKSLVSIDELIDFEKGINNLKDSVITWDIAHQAMILQQISNIESNLPKYKNYILNQYTFENESIAIEKRDAQMFSNLEWILEQYPNKKIIIWGANFHITKDISEFEYNKPEDKNWYQRAQLFGMYVNQKYGNESFSLGLIKGEGTSGTVFRSQVDTFSANETSLEYELLKNKSMYYGLLNTSTLSLPYKNMEIESSVLGTKKGKLFKGFDGILFQRNMKAATNQQKNRQ; the protein is encoded by the coding sequence ATGAAACAGCTTTCTTTACTACTAAGCCTCATAACACTCTTTAGTTGTACAAGATCAGAAAGTGAATTATCTAAAGTTTCTAAACATTTCACGGCATACCAAAGAAATGAGAAACGACAATTATTTGAAGACATTCAAGAATCTTTACAAGGAAAAAGAATTTTGTTATTAGGCGAAACTGGACATGGAGACGGTTCAGCCTTCGAATTAAAGTCAGAGATTGTGGACTATTTAAATAAACATGATAATTGGGAAATACTTGCACTAGAAGGTGGATCATTATTTAGTTTATACCTTGCAGACAATAACTTACCTATTCATAAAAAAATTGGTGTTCCCACGTTAGAACAAAGCTGGTTCTATATTTGGTCTAATAGCAACGAAGTTTCTCAATTAAAAGAAATAGCTAAAAACCAATCGATGAATATTCTTGGTATAGAACCCATATTTGATTTCTATTCAGCAGCATACTTCTATCCATTTATTATAAAAAACGTGGAGATTTCTCCAGATTACAAGAAGAGATTGAAAGCTCTTCGCAAAATACAAACACAATTGTTTAAATCTACTAAAAACAAATCTTTGGTTAGTATAGATGAGTTAATAGATTTTGAAAAAGGAATTAATAATCTTAAAGACTCTGTAATTACATGGGATATTGCTCATCAAGCCATGATACTTCAGCAAATTTCGAATATTGAATCTAATCTACCCAAATACAAAAACTATATTCTAAATCAATATACTTTCGAAAACGAAAGCATAGCCATTGAAAAAAGAGATGCTCAAATGTTCTCAAATCTAGAATGGATTCTAGAGCAGTATCCGAATAAAAAGATTATCATTTGGGGAGCCAATTTCCATATCACAAAAGATATCAGTGAATTTGAATACAACAAACCTGAAGACAAAAACTGGTATCAGCGAGCCCAATTATTCGGTATGTATGTCAATCAAAAATATGGTAATGAATCTTTTTCTCTCGGTCTGATAAAAGGAGAAGGAACTAGTGGCACAGTATTTAGGAGTCAAGTTGATACATTCTCTGCAAATGAAACTAGTTTAGAATATGAGCTTCTCAAAAACAAAAGCATGTACTATGGATTACTGAATACCTCAACACTTTCTTTGCCCTATAAAAATATGGAAATAGAATCCTCCGTATTGGGCACTAAAAAAGGAAAGTTATTTAAAGGATTTGATGGCATACTTTTCCAAAGAAATATGAAAGCTGCAACCAATCAGCAAAAAAATAGACAATAA
- a CDS encoding helix-turn-helix domain-containing protein has translation MSTFGKNIKKIRKAKNLSQLAFAELFDLKRPTLGAYEEDRSMPKIDTVIRIANHFGISIDILLTQEVTINQLSNITDDLLVHGLSSISVENEAPVLFSNLLHGISISDWQESIEQSKKMVFPFAHFPFDFVLKLEASLGQFQSGDWLFCTYHQNDDSTACLYLNAEDELTFSKELRDDAVYINAVLSISIAQEQAEVAEESLEERVKRLEALMKGL, from the coding sequence ATGTCAACTTTTGGTAAGAACATAAAGAAAATTAGAAAGGCCAAAAATCTTAGTCAATTGGCTTTTGCCGAGCTTTTTGACCTCAAAAGACCTACTTTGGGTGCTTATGAGGAAGATCGTTCGATGCCGAAAATTGATACGGTGATACGTATTGCTAATCATTTTGGCATTTCTATCGATATTTTGTTGACACAGGAAGTAACTATTAATCAGTTGTCCAATATTACCGACGATTTATTGGTGCATGGACTATCTTCCATTTCGGTAGAGAATGAAGCCCCCGTGCTTTTTTCCAATTTATTACATGGAATTTCCATTTCGGATTGGCAGGAGAGCATCGAGCAATCTAAAAAAATGGTTTTCCCTTTTGCTCATTTTCCTTTTGATTTTGTTTTGAAGCTAGAAGCTTCTCTCGGGCAGTTTCAGTCTGGAGATTGGCTTTTTTGTACTTATCATCAGAACGATGATAGCACGGCTTGTTTGTATTTAAATGCGGAAGATGAATTGACTTTTTCGAAAGAACTAAGAGATGATGCCGTTTATATAAATGCTGTTTTGAGTATATCTATAGCTCAGGAGCAAGCCGAAGTGGCAGAGGAAAGTTTGGAAGAACGAGTAAAACGTTTGGAAGCTTTGATGAAAGGTTTGTAG
- a CDS encoding heavy metal-binding domain-containing protein, whose protein sequence is MILTTTPSIEGKHIVQYHGIVTGETIIGANIFKDFFASIRDVVGGRSGSYEKVLREAKDTALKEMEELARQLGANAVVGIDLDYETVGNGGGMLMVTASGTAVSIR, encoded by the coding sequence ATGATACTTACTACGACTCCTTCTATTGAAGGTAAACACATTGTACAATACCATGGGATAGTGACGGGCGAAACCATCATTGGAGCCAATATATTCAAAGATTTCTTCGCCTCGATCCGAGATGTAGTTGGAGGAAGAAGCGGCTCTTATGAAAAAGTTTTGAGAGAAGCAAAAGACACTGCACTCAAAGAAATGGAAGAATTGGCAAGACAATTAGGTGCCAATGCTGTAGTGGGTATAGACCTCGACTACGAAACTGTTGGAAATGGTGGTGGAATGCTGATGGTCACGGCAAGTGGAACAGCCGTTTCTATAAGATAA
- a CDS encoding YbjN domain-containing protein, protein MKSNSFLKVKNYLLDLKYDISYQNEKDGILMIQNEPEGIKNLLIGLADPILIMEQYLCTIPSPTAEIYSELLKKNRDMVHGAFVLDESKTKLIFRDTLQLENLDQNELEASINSLSLLLSEYSNEILKYSSKK, encoded by the coding sequence ATGAAAAGCAATAGCTTCTTAAAAGTAAAAAATTACCTCCTTGATTTGAAATACGATATTTCTTATCAAAATGAAAAAGATGGAATTCTGATGATACAGAATGAACCAGAGGGAATCAAAAATCTGCTCATAGGATTAGCAGATCCTATTTTGATTATGGAACAATACCTCTGTACCATTCCTAGCCCTACGGCAGAAATCTATTCAGAATTGCTCAAAAAAAACCGAGACATGGTACATGGCGCCTTCGTGTTGGATGAATCTAAAACGAAGCTGATTTTTAGAGATACACTTCAGTTAGAAAATTTGGATCAAAACGAACTCGAAGCCTCCATCAACTCATTAAGTCTCCTACTAAGCGAGTATTCCAATGAGATACTCAAGTATTCATCAAAAAAATAA
- a CDS encoding PspA/IM30 family protein, whose protein sequence is MNFFKRLFKIGQAEANSAVDKMEDPIKMTEQGIRDMKEELAKSLEALAEVKATTIRAHKDYESYLAKAEEYQTKALLLLKKAQQGEMEMAEAENLATQSLVKKEQQTEHAEGAKTEHTKLSQSVSNLEGNISELRSTIEKWENELKTLKARVKVSSATKKINKEMARIDQDSTVEMLERMKEKVAQEEAMAEAYGDIAEKGKSIDKKIDKAIDTQKESAKTELEKLKDQLGMTENE, encoded by the coding sequence ATGAATTTTTTTAAACGACTTTTCAAAATCGGGCAAGCAGAAGCCAACTCTGCCGTTGATAAAATGGAAGACCCGATAAAAATGACGGAACAAGGTATCCGTGATATGAAAGAAGAATTGGCAAAAAGCCTAGAAGCTCTTGCTGAAGTAAAAGCTACGACAATAAGAGCCCATAAGGACTACGAAAGTTACCTTGCCAAAGCCGAGGAATACCAAACCAAAGCCTTACTCCTGCTCAAAAAAGCACAACAAGGCGAAATGGAAATGGCTGAAGCCGAAAATTTGGCTACTCAATCCTTAGTAAAAAAGGAACAGCAAACAGAACATGCCGAAGGTGCCAAAACAGAACATACCAAACTTTCGCAATCTGTTTCTAATTTGGAAGGAAATATCAGCGAGCTAAGAAGCACCATCGAAAAATGGGAAAATGAACTCAAAACGCTTAAAGCTCGTGTAAAAGTAAGTAGTGCAACCAAAAAAATCAACAAAGAAATGGCAAGAATCGATCAAGATTCTACTGTTGAAATGTTAGAACGCATGAAAGAAAAAGTAGCTCAGGAAGAAGCCATGGCAGAAGCTTATGGTGACATTGCCGAAAAAGGAAAATCGATTGATAAAAAAATTGATAAAGCCATTGATACGCAAAAAGAATCGGCAAAAACTGAACTAGAAAAACTAAAAGATCAGTTAGGAATGACGGAAAATGAATAA